In the genome of Actinomadura graeca, one region contains:
- a CDS encoding glycoside hydrolase family 3 protein, whose protein sequence is MRIGRRIVVSGITTVALGLAAAPAAGADTQAGPRPCEARLAGMTAEEKVGQMVMAVTHDGPDGMPDDLTRRSLQDLKIGSVITSEPRTPGLAARYSNQVQRWARDTRLGLPVLMSGDFEFGTTHNVREGTTPLPNAMGLGAARDPRYAREAAVITAAEARAMGFHWNYAPVADVNTNPANPIIGVRSFGERTDLVRDLVETQVRAYHRAGLIATPKHFPGHGDTKTDSHLGLPSVDYDRATLDRVHLPPFRAAIAAGVDSIMTAHVVVKAVDPDLPATLSPKVLTGVLRNEMGFTGLIVTDAMDMDAIAKNWGTREATVMAVNAGADVIMSTGEYSTHVDAVDALLDALRDGRLTEARVDESVRRVLALKCEYDVAGARYVDPRAAGRLSGNAAFQRRALAMGVAGTTLVKNERGTLPFDPASGARTLVAGAAQVEPFAKAVDAASHGPVTAWQSATTAPTDAEIADAVRRAGDADRILVATYSSGPLPAGQAKLVRALQATGKPVAAIGIGLPYDIASYPDVPAYIATYGTTARIQRVDLTMHKAAAEVVFGRRPGGRLPVTIAGLYPYGHGLSY, encoded by the coding sequence ATGAGGATCGGACGGCGGATCGTGGTGTCCGGCATCACCACCGTGGCACTCGGACTCGCGGCGGCCCCCGCGGCCGGCGCGGACACGCAGGCGGGACCGCGGCCGTGCGAAGCCCGCCTCGCCGGGATGACCGCCGAGGAGAAGGTCGGCCAGATGGTCATGGCCGTGACCCATGACGGCCCGGACGGCATGCCCGACGACCTGACGCGCCGCTCCCTCCAGGACCTGAAGATCGGCTCGGTCATCACGTCCGAGCCGCGGACCCCGGGTCTCGCCGCCCGCTACTCCAACCAGGTGCAGCGGTGGGCGCGGGACACCCGGCTGGGGCTGCCGGTGCTGATGTCGGGCGACTTCGAGTTCGGGACGACCCACAACGTCCGCGAGGGCACCACGCCCCTGCCCAACGCCATGGGCCTCGGCGCCGCGCGCGACCCCCGGTACGCGCGGGAGGCGGCGGTCATCACCGCGGCCGAGGCCCGCGCGATGGGCTTCCACTGGAACTACGCGCCGGTCGCCGACGTCAACACCAACCCCGCCAACCCGATCATCGGCGTCCGGTCGTTCGGGGAGCGGACGGACCTCGTCCGGGACCTCGTCGAGACGCAGGTGCGGGCCTACCACCGCGCCGGCCTCATCGCGACGCCCAAGCACTTCCCCGGCCACGGCGACACCAAGACCGACAGCCACCTCGGCCTGCCCAGCGTCGACTACGACCGCGCGACGCTGGACCGCGTCCACCTGCCCCCGTTCCGCGCCGCCATCGCCGCCGGCGTCGACTCGATCATGACCGCGCACGTCGTCGTGAAGGCCGTCGACCCGGACCTGCCCGCCACCCTCTCCCCGAAGGTGCTGACCGGCGTCCTCCGCAACGAGATGGGCTTCACGGGGCTCATCGTCACCGACGCCATGGACATGGACGCGATCGCCAAGAACTGGGGCACCCGCGAGGCGACCGTGATGGCGGTGAACGCGGGCGCCGACGTCATCATGTCGACCGGCGAGTACTCCACGCACGTGGACGCCGTGGACGCGCTGCTCGACGCGCTGCGCGACGGCAGGCTGACCGAGGCGCGGGTGGACGAGTCGGTGCGCCGCGTCCTTGCGCTGAAGTGCGAATACGACGTGGCGGGCGCCCGGTACGTCGATCCCCGGGCCGCCGGGCGCCTCTCCGGGAACGCCGCGTTCCAGCGCCGCGCCCTCGCGATGGGCGTCGCCGGGACCACCCTCGTCAAGAACGAGCGCGGCACGCTCCCCTTCGACCCCGCCTCCGGCGCACGCACACTCGTCGCGGGCGCCGCCCAGGTCGAGCCGTTCGCCAAGGCCGTGGACGCCGCGTCCCACGGCCCGGTGACCGCCTGGCAGTCCGCCACCACCGCGCCCACCGACGCCGAGATCGCCGACGCCGTCCGCCGCGCCGGGGACGCCGACCGGATCCTCGTCGCCACCTACTCCTCCGGCCCGCTGCCCGCCGGTCAGGCGAAGCTCGTCCGCGCCCTCCAGGCCACCGGGAAACCCGTCGCCGCGATCGGCATCGGCCTCCCCTACGACATCGCCTCCTACCCGGACGTCCCCGCCTACATCGCCACCTACGGGACGACCGCCCGGATCCAGCGCGTCGACCTGACCATGCACAAGGCGGCCGCCGAGGTCGTCTTCGGCAGGCGACCCGGCGGGCGTCTCCCCGTCACCATCGCCGGCCTCTACCCCTACGGCCACGGCCTGTCCTACTGA
- a CDS encoding family 2 encapsulin nanocompartment cargo protein polyprenyl transferase, with amino-acid sequence MSVETSARSGRDILDWSRSLVDPALRHAVDGMPGTMRGIAAFHFGWRDERGRPIAGSGGKAVRPALTLLAAEAVGGTADAALPAAVAVELAHNFSLLHDDVMDGDLTRRHRPTAWTVFGRNAAILAGDALLAGAVEALAGGCAPAAGVRVLSRAVLDLVEGQCADVAFESRSDVTLDECLTMAARKTGALLGGACALGAVHGGADPARTARYRAFGERVGLAFQLVDDLLGIWGDPEVTGKPVHSDLRNRKKSLPVVAALASGTPAGDELAALYLRDAPLTGDDPDRAAALIDAAGGRSWASARADILLTEALAELDAGEPTPTAAAELRTLAHLMTHRDH; translated from the coding sequence ATGTCCGTGGAGACCTCCGCCCGCTCCGGCCGGGACATCCTCGACTGGAGCCGCAGCCTGGTCGACCCCGCGCTCCGGCATGCCGTCGACGGCATGCCCGGCACGATGCGCGGCATCGCCGCGTTCCACTTCGGCTGGCGGGACGAGCGGGGCCGCCCCATCGCCGGGTCGGGCGGCAAGGCCGTCCGCCCCGCGCTGACGCTGCTGGCGGCCGAGGCCGTCGGCGGCACCGCGGACGCCGCCCTGCCCGCCGCCGTCGCGGTCGAGCTGGCGCACAACTTCTCCCTCCTGCACGACGACGTGATGGACGGCGACCTCACCCGCCGCCACCGCCCGACCGCCTGGACCGTCTTCGGCCGGAACGCCGCGATCCTCGCCGGGGACGCCCTGCTGGCCGGTGCCGTCGAGGCCCTCGCCGGCGGCTGCGCCCCCGCCGCGGGCGTCCGCGTGCTGAGCCGCGCCGTCCTCGACCTGGTCGAGGGCCAGTGCGCCGACGTCGCGTTCGAGAGCCGCTCCGACGTCACGCTCGACGAATGCCTGACCATGGCCGCCCGCAAGACCGGTGCGCTGCTCGGCGGCGCCTGCGCGCTCGGGGCCGTCCACGGCGGCGCCGACCCCGCCCGCACCGCCCGGTACCGGGCGTTCGGCGAACGGGTCGGCCTGGCGTTCCAGCTGGTGGACGACCTGCTCGGCATCTGGGGCGACCCCGAGGTGACGGGCAAACCCGTCCACAGCGACCTGCGCAACCGCAAGAAGTCCCTGCCGGTGGTCGCGGCCCTCGCCTCCGGCACCCCCGCGGGCGACGAACTGGCCGCGCTCTACCTGCGCGACGCCCCCCTCACCGGCGACGACCCCGACCGCGCCGCCGCGCTGATCGACGCGGCCGGCGGCCGGAGCTGGGCGTCCGCCCGCGCGGACATCCTCCTCACCGAGGCCCTCGCCGAACTGGACGCCGGCGAGCCCACCCCCACCGCCGCGGCCGAACTGAGAACCCTCGCCCACCTCATGACCCACCGCGACCACTGA
- a CDS encoding family 2B encapsulin nanocompartment shell protein, with protein MTEQQLSLSTSAARNLATTTKSVPQMQGITPRWLLSVLPWVHVEAGTYRVNRRLTYRLGDGRVPFVNDGADVRVAPPGLTELPALRGIDDTEILDALAGRFVQREYDTGEAIAEAGRPVDHVYLIAHGKVAPTAAGRYDAAVEYDVLDGGQFFGDRALLGAAGEWEHTYRAITPCTVLALPQEAIDELTGRFDSLRGHLERYRDAPVPPRTRHGEAAIELASGHDGEPVLPGTFVDYEPSPREYEMAVTQTRLRVHTRVADLYNNPMNQLEQQLRLIIEEVRERQEHELINNRDFGLLHNCDVQQRIQTRGGPPTPADMDGLLARRRKTRLFLAHPRTIAAFGRECTRRGVYFSGVERDGRRLPAWRGVPIYPCDKIPISPRGTSSILALRTGADDQGVVGLRQTGVPDEVQPGLSVRFTGIDDRAISTYQVSAYYSAAVLVPNALGVMENVEIAR; from the coding sequence ATGACCGAACAGCAGTTGAGCCTCAGCACCTCCGCGGCGCGCAACCTCGCGACGACGACCAAGTCCGTCCCGCAGATGCAGGGCATCACGCCGCGGTGGCTGCTGTCGGTGCTGCCCTGGGTGCACGTGGAGGCGGGCACCTACCGGGTCAACCGCAGGCTGACCTACCGGCTCGGCGACGGGCGGGTGCCGTTCGTCAACGACGGCGCCGACGTGCGGGTGGCCCCGCCCGGCCTGACGGAACTGCCCGCCCTGCGCGGCATCGACGACACCGAGATCCTGGACGCGCTCGCCGGGCGGTTCGTCCAGCGCGAGTACGACACCGGCGAGGCGATCGCGGAGGCGGGCCGTCCCGTCGACCACGTGTACCTGATCGCCCACGGCAAGGTGGCTCCGACCGCCGCCGGGCGGTATGACGCCGCCGTCGAATACGACGTCCTGGACGGCGGGCAGTTCTTCGGCGACCGGGCGCTGCTCGGCGCGGCCGGCGAGTGGGAGCACACGTACCGCGCCATCACCCCCTGCACGGTCCTGGCGCTGCCCCAGGAGGCGATCGACGAGCTGACCGGCCGTTTCGACTCCCTGCGCGGCCACCTGGAGCGGTACCGCGACGCGCCCGTCCCGCCGCGGACCCGGCATGGCGAGGCCGCGATCGAACTGGCGTCCGGGCACGACGGCGAACCCGTCCTGCCCGGCACGTTCGTCGACTATGAGCCGTCGCCCCGCGAATACGAGATGGCCGTCACCCAGACGCGGCTGCGCGTCCACACCCGCGTCGCCGACCTGTACAACAACCCGATGAACCAGCTGGAGCAGCAGCTCCGCCTCATCATCGAGGAGGTCAGGGAGCGGCAGGAGCACGAGCTGATCAACAACCGTGACTTCGGCCTGCTGCACAACTGCGACGTGCAGCAGCGCATCCAGACGCGCGGCGGCCCGCCCACCCCCGCCGACATGGACGGGCTGCTCGCCCGCCGCCGCAAGACGAGGCTCTTCCTGGCCCACCCCCGGACCATCGCCGCGTTCGGCCGCGAGTGCACCCGGCGCGGCGTGTACTTCTCCGGCGTCGAGCGGGACGGCCGCCGCCTTCCCGCCTGGCGCGGCGTGCCCATCTACCCGTGCGACAAGATCCCGATCAGCCCGCGGGGGACCAGCTCGATCCTCGCGCTGCGCACCGGCGCGGACGACCAGGGGGTCGTCGGCCTGCGCCAGACCGGCGTCCCCGACGAGGTCCAGCCCGGCCTGTCGGTGCGGTTCACCGGCATCGACGACCGGGCGATCTCGACCTATCAGGTCAGCGCCTACTACTCCGCCGCGGTGCTGGTGCCCAACGCCCTCGGCGTGATGGAGAACGTCGAGATCGCCCGCTGA
- a CDS encoding family 2B encapsulin nanocompartment shell protein, whose amino-acid sequence MTDQQLSLGTAAARNLATTTKSVPQMQGISSRWLLKLLPWVQASGGAYRVNRRLTYTVGDGRVTFVTTGADVRVIPRELGELPPLRGYDDDLALDALAGRFTQHEYEPGDVIVERGRPIDQVILVVHGKLSKVGAGEFGTEAVHGTLADGDFFGERTLVGGDEPGEWEHTVKAVTAVTILSMSEADFQETLGQSASLQAHLEEFRNSPDRAVNPYGEAAIELASGHDGEPVLPGTFVDYEGAPREYELSVAQTVLRVHTRVADLYNEPMDQIEQQLRLTIEALRERQEDELVNNRDFGLLHNTDLSQRIHTRSGPPTPDDLDELLTVVWKDPAFFLAHPKAIAAFGRECSARGIYPESVDVGGNKVPAWRGVPIFPSNKIPVSKTKTSSILLMRTGEASQGVIGLHQIGLPDEYQPGLSVRFMGIDDKALLSYLVSAYYSAAVLVPDALGMLESVEIAHGGAA is encoded by the coding sequence GTGACGGATCAGCAGTTGAGCCTCGGTACCGCGGCGGCACGGAACCTGGCGACCACGACCAAGTCCGTGCCCCAGATGCAGGGCATCAGCTCGCGGTGGCTGCTGAAGTTGCTCCCCTGGGTGCAGGCGTCCGGCGGTGCCTACCGCGTCAACAGGCGCCTCACCTACACGGTCGGTGACGGCCGGGTGACGTTCGTGACCACCGGTGCCGACGTCCGGGTCATCCCCCGTGAGCTGGGCGAGCTGCCGCCGCTGCGAGGCTACGACGACGACCTCGCGCTCGACGCGCTCGCGGGCCGCTTCACCCAGCACGAGTACGAACCCGGGGACGTCATCGTCGAGCGCGGCCGCCCGATCGACCAGGTGATCCTCGTCGTGCACGGCAAGCTCAGCAAGGTCGGCGCCGGCGAGTTCGGCACCGAGGCCGTCCACGGGACGCTCGCCGACGGCGACTTCTTCGGCGAGCGCACCCTCGTCGGCGGTGACGAGCCCGGCGAGTGGGAGCACACCGTCAAGGCCGTGACGGCGGTGACGATCCTCAGCATGAGCGAAGCCGACTTCCAGGAGACCCTCGGCCAGTCCGCCTCCCTCCAGGCCCACCTCGAAGAGTTCCGCAACAGCCCCGACCGCGCCGTGAACCCGTACGGCGAGGCGGCGATCGAGCTGGCGTCCGGGCACGACGGCGAACCCGTCCTGCCGGGGACGTTCGTCGACTACGAGGGCGCCCCGCGCGAATACGAGCTGAGCGTCGCGCAGACCGTGCTGCGCGTCCACACACGGGTCGCCGACCTCTACAACGAGCCGATGGACCAGATCGAGCAGCAGCTCCGGCTGACGATCGAGGCGCTGCGCGAGCGCCAGGAGGACGAGCTCGTCAACAACCGCGACTTCGGGCTTCTACACAACACGGACCTGTCCCAGCGCATCCACACCCGCAGCGGCCCTCCCACCCCCGACGACCTGGACGAGCTGCTCACCGTCGTCTGGAAGGACCCCGCGTTCTTCCTCGCCCACCCGAAGGCCATCGCCGCGTTCGGACGCGAATGCAGCGCGCGCGGCATCTACCCCGAAAGTGTGGACGTCGGCGGCAACAAGGTCCCGGCCTGGCGCGGCGTGCCGATCTTCCCCTCCAACAAGATCCCCGTCAGCAAGACCAAGACCAGCTCGATCCTGCTGATGCGCACCGGTGAGGCGTCCCAGGGCGTGATCGGCCTCCACCAGATCGGCCTGCCCGACGAGTACCAGCCCGGGCTGTCGGTCCGCTTCATGGGCATCGACGACAAGGCCCTCCTGTCCTACCTGGTCAGCGCCTACTACTCGGCCGCCGTGCTCGTGCCCGACGCGCTGGGGATGCTGGAGTCCGTCGAGATCGCGCACGGCGGAGCGGCGTAG
- a CDS encoding ArsR/SmtB family transcription factor encodes MPSPFTVLAEPARRRILDLLLERPRPVGELVERIGLSQPGTSKHLRVLRDAGLVRARQEAQRRVYEVRLEPLVEMDAWLSKYRRAWASRLDALEEHLDAAEEHLDVREGRLDVVD; translated from the coding sequence ATGCCCTCCCCGTTCACCGTGCTCGCCGAGCCGGCCCGCCGCCGCATTCTCGACCTCCTCCTGGAGCGGCCCCGCCCGGTGGGGGAACTCGTCGAGCGGATCGGCCTCAGCCAGCCCGGGACGTCCAAGCATCTGAGGGTGCTGCGCGACGCCGGTCTGGTCCGGGCGCGGCAGGAGGCACAGCGGCGCGTCTACGAGGTGCGGCTGGAGCCGCTGGTCGAGATGGACGCCTGGCTGTCCAAGTACCGGCGCGCCTGGGCCTCCCGCCTGGACGCCCTAGAGGAACATCTCGACGCCGCAGAAGAACATCTCGACGTCCGGGAAGGGCGTCTCGACGTCGTGGACTGA